A section of the Gemmatimonadaceae bacterium genome encodes:
- a CDS encoding molybdopterin molybdotransferase MoeA — protein sequence MTARGPRLPVEEAVARILRTAEDCAVAWESVPVREAAGRVLQETIEARHTHPAWRNSAMDGYAVHADDVRGATAESPVTLPVAGTIAAGDRAPGAVPRGTAWRIMTGAPVPDGIDSVVRVEDTDAGALQVTIRSDRDAGANIRPRGEDFMQGQPLLSAGDTLRAPHVAIAAAAGRSAVRVARRPRIAILTSGNELVDVDRFDEVLAGQRIIDTNGYALAAAIEEAGGEPVDLGIARDDPAAIAERITGAPPFDALVTCGGISVGAFDYTRDVVQRLGATLDFWRVRMRPGGPFGFGLLGGRPWFGLPGNPVSALVTFEVFVRPALRIMGRHGVTERSAVAVRLASPVTTAGGLTHFLRAVVDEDGVAHLTGPQGSGMLTSMVAATALLIVPHDVSYLPAGATVRALLLVPGFFPQRAVPWTY from the coding sequence GTGACGGCGCGCGGGCCGCGCCTTCCGGTGGAGGAGGCCGTCGCGCGGATCCTGCGCACGGCCGAGGACTGCGCGGTGGCGTGGGAGTCCGTGCCGGTGCGGGAGGCGGCCGGCCGCGTGCTGCAGGAGACGATCGAGGCACGCCACACGCACCCGGCGTGGCGCAACAGTGCCATGGATGGCTATGCGGTGCACGCCGACGACGTGCGCGGCGCGACGGCGGAGTCGCCGGTCACGCTACCGGTGGCGGGGACGATCGCGGCCGGCGACCGCGCGCCAGGCGCGGTGCCGCGCGGCACCGCGTGGCGGATCATGACCGGTGCGCCGGTGCCCGACGGCATCGACAGCGTGGTGCGGGTGGAGGACACCGATGCCGGCGCGCTGCAGGTCACCATCCGCAGCGACCGCGATGCCGGTGCGAACATCCGGCCGCGCGGCGAGGACTTCATGCAGGGCCAGCCGCTGCTCTCGGCCGGAGACACGCTGCGGGCACCACACGTGGCCATCGCCGCTGCCGCGGGCCGCAGCGCGGTGCGCGTGGCACGACGTCCCCGCATCGCGATCCTCACGTCGGGCAACGAGCTGGTGGACGTGGACCGCTTCGACGAGGTGCTGGCAGGGCAGCGGATCATCGACACCAACGGCTATGCGCTGGCGGCCGCGATCGAGGAGGCGGGTGGCGAGCCGGTGGACCTTGGCATCGCCCGCGACGACCCGGCGGCCATCGCCGAGCGGATCACGGGCGCGCCGCCGTTCGATGCCCTGGTGACGTGCGGCGGCATCAGCGTCGGGGCCTTCGACTACACGCGCGACGTGGTGCAGCGGCTCGGCGCGACGCTCGACTTCTGGCGGGTGCGGATGCGGCCCGGCGGGCCCTTCGGCTTCGGCCTGCTGGGCGGCCGGCCCTGGTTCGGGCTGCCGGGCAACCCGGTCTCGGCGCTGGTGACGTTCGAGGTATTCGTGCGGCCGGCGCTGCGCATCATGGGGCGCCACGGGGTGACCGAGCGGAGTGCGGTGGCGGTGCGACTCGCCTCGCCGGTGACCACCGCGGGCGGCCTCACGCACTTCCTGCGGGCGGTGGTGGACGAGGACGGCGTGGCACACCTCACCGGGCCGCAGGGGTCGGGGATGCTGACCTCGATGGTCGCGGCGACCGCGCTGCTGATCGTGCCGCACGATGTGTCGTATCTTCCGGCCGGGGCCACGGTGCGCGCACTGCTGCTCGTGCCAGGATTCTTCCCGCAACGGGCGGTGCCGTGGACGTATTGA